The following proteins come from a genomic window of Ilumatobacter coccineus YM16-304:
- a CDS encoding ATP-binding protein — MSETSPDVLRPHAELHYADELAALDRLDDRDRPPGWKLSPWAVVRYLIGGELSDGTVISPKYVGKQRLIEIAVATLATDRALLLLGVPGTAKTWVSEHLAAAISGDSTLLVQGTAGTTEETLRYGWNYARLLAEGPSEAALVPSPIHRGMSRGTIVRVEELTRMPPEVQDALVTVLSEKVLPIPELDSELSAVRGFNLIATANDRDRGVNDISSALRRRFNTVVLPLPATVEEEIAIVSRRVSELGATLALPDVPAAADEIRRVVTIFRELRNGVTADERTSLKVPTGTLSTAEAISVVTNGLALAAHFGDGELAPTDVASGIVGAVVSDPIHDTVAWREYLEGVVSERPDWADFYDACRELDA, encoded by the coding sequence ATGAGTGAGACCTCGCCCGATGTGCTGCGCCCGCACGCGGAGCTGCACTACGCCGACGAGCTGGCGGCACTCGACCGACTCGACGACCGCGACCGTCCCCCTGGTTGGAAGCTGTCGCCCTGGGCCGTCGTGCGCTACCTCATCGGCGGCGAGCTCAGCGACGGCACCGTCATCTCGCCCAAGTACGTCGGCAAACAGCGACTCATCGAGATCGCCGTCGCCACGCTGGCCACCGACCGAGCGCTGCTGCTGCTCGGCGTGCCCGGCACGGCGAAGACGTGGGTGAGCGAACACCTGGCGGCGGCGATCAGCGGCGATTCCACACTCCTTGTGCAGGGCACCGCCGGCACCACCGAAGAAACGCTGCGGTATGGCTGGAACTACGCGCGTCTGCTCGCCGAAGGCCCGAGCGAGGCGGCGCTGGTGCCGAGCCCGATCCATCGTGGCATGTCGCGCGGCACCATCGTCCGCGTCGAAGAACTCACCCGTATGCCGCCCGAAGTGCAAGACGCGCTCGTCACGGTCCTGTCCGAGAAGGTGCTCCCGATCCCCGAACTCGACAGCGAACTGTCGGCGGTGCGCGGGTTCAACCTCATCGCCACCGCCAACGACCGTGATCGAGGTGTCAACGACATCTCGAGCGCGCTGCGGCGCCGCTTCAACACCGTGGTCCTGCCGCTCCCGGCCACGGTCGAAGAGGAGATCGCGATCGTGTCGCGCCGGGTCAGCGAACTGGGAGCCACGCTCGCACTGCCCGACGTGCCCGCTGCGGCCGACGAGATCCGGCGCGTCGTCACGATCTTCCGAGAGCTGCGCAACGGGGTGACCGCCGACGAGCGGACGAGCCTCAAGGTGCCCACCGGCACGCTCTCCACGGCCGAGGCGATCTCGGTCGTCACCAACGGGCTGGCGTTGGCCGCGCACTTCGGCGACGGTGAGTTGGCGCCCACCGATGTCGCATCGGGCATCGTCGGAGCCGTGGTCAGCGACCCGATCCACGACACCGTCGCCTGGCGCGAATACCTCGAAGGCGTGGTGAGCGAGCGCCCCGACTGGGCCGACTTCTACGACGCCTGCCGCGAGTTGGATGCCTGA
- a CDS encoding DUF5691 domain-containing protein, producing the protein MNTPVDDVSRADGAMPMAEQWRNLVTAALLGTDRRDPPDADGPLAQLVADTARAAPSERMLAQVAACTAVRRAAILPGPPVALTSAPDTDERRECVPAATERWHHITTSWGVLEDEWMLTLIANGWRLSAELVPVALQRHRSDPVRHARVMVAAGPAAEWLIEQLPDLACTKQGSVDPEAIGELVDLPIPPELLGLLHAPGEQVGATVGAGIEQGEFSHAHRAVLVNLIARMSPAGLPGLIDALDNVDPHSSGAGLASVLADLALTRHRMLDELSV; encoded by the coding sequence ATGAACACTCCGGTCGACGACGTGAGCCGAGCCGACGGTGCGATGCCGATGGCCGAGCAGTGGCGCAACCTGGTGACGGCCGCACTGCTGGGCACCGATCGCCGCGACCCGCCCGACGCCGACGGGCCGCTGGCCCAACTGGTGGCCGACACCGCACGCGCCGCACCCTCCGAACGGATGCTGGCCCAGGTCGCGGCGTGTACGGCAGTGCGGCGAGCGGCGATCCTGCCCGGTCCGCCGGTCGCGCTCACCAGCGCTCCCGACACCGACGAGCGACGCGAGTGCGTGCCTGCGGCCACCGAGCGTTGGCATCACATCACGACGTCGTGGGGAGTGCTCGAAGACGAGTGGATGCTGACGCTCATCGCCAACGGCTGGCGGCTCTCGGCCGAACTCGTGCCGGTGGCGTTGCAGCGGCACCGATCCGACCCGGTGCGCCACGCTCGCGTCATGGTCGCGGCCGGGCCTGCCGCCGAGTGGCTGATCGAACAGCTCCCCGATCTCGCCTGCACGAAGCAGGGGTCGGTCGACCCGGAGGCCATCGGCGAGCTCGTCGATCTGCCCATTCCACCCGAGCTGCTCGGCCTGCTCCACGCGCCGGGCGAGCAGGTCGGTGCCACGGTCGGGGCGGGCATCGAACAGGGCGAGTTCTCACACGCCCATCGGGCCGTGTTGGTCAACCTGATCGCGCGTATGAGTCCGGCTGGGTTGCCCGGTCTGATCGACGCGCTCGACAACGTCGACCCACACTCGTCGGGGGCGGGCCTCGCATCGGTGCTCGCCGATCTGGCCCTCACCCGGCACCGCATGCTCGACGAACTGTCGGTCTGA
- a CDS encoding SWIM zinc finger family protein, with translation MSARWSVEQVESVAPNPAAITNAQPLSTPNRWAGLGADDRVVWGSCKGSGAEPYDTAVDHVSVGFRCTCPSRKTPCKHALALLLMWAHGQVPDGVPTAKVEAWIGRRLAKQQAADAPADARAPDGEAAGSEPDVDSTSGADGGSIDDDAPLPEPPPSDEERDAARDERIARMMAGLTELDRWLDDRIRTGLADPALARYATWDHLAARLVDAQAGSLANRIRRLAGLVGASADWHDDVLAELGILHLLSQAGRRIGQLPNSLADAVATTVGWQVRQADVLGGVPDTDDWVVAGRSDVREDRIEVRRHWLRGTTSGRWALLLSFAAYQQSLDTSLEVGTSLRADLHRYPGPALRALVGLRHGEPVVARPPTQSVAQACDEIGRMIVAEPWLERVPTTVTAALARSGDRWLLTDHEASVPLLDSPRRVQAGSGLATLLAVTGGRPAELTIEWTPHGVTPLSLHLPDRTIDIGPRADSSFVGAA, from the coding sequence GTGAGCGCGCGTTGGTCGGTCGAACAGGTGGAGTCGGTCGCTCCCAACCCGGCCGCCATCACCAACGCGCAGCCGCTGTCCACGCCCAACCGATGGGCTGGGCTCGGCGCCGACGATCGTGTCGTGTGGGGCTCGTGCAAGGGGAGTGGGGCCGAGCCGTACGACACCGCCGTCGATCACGTGTCGGTCGGTTTCCGGTGCACCTGCCCGAGCCGCAAGACGCCGTGCAAGCACGCGCTCGCGCTGTTGCTGATGTGGGCGCACGGGCAGGTTCCCGATGGTGTGCCCACCGCCAAGGTCGAGGCCTGGATCGGCCGTCGGCTCGCGAAGCAGCAGGCGGCCGATGCCCCCGCCGACGCGCGTGCTCCCGATGGCGAGGCGGCCGGCTCCGAGCCCGATGTCGATTCGACGTCGGGTGCCGACGGAGGTTCGATCGACGACGACGCGCCGCTGCCCGAACCGCCTCCATCCGACGAGGAACGTGACGCCGCTCGCGACGAGCGCATCGCACGCATGATGGCCGGGCTCACCGAACTCGACCGCTGGCTCGACGACCGCATCCGCACCGGCCTCGCCGACCCGGCGCTCGCTCGCTACGCCACCTGGGATCACCTGGCCGCTCGCCTCGTCGACGCACAGGCCGGGAGCCTCGCCAACCGCATCCGCCGGCTCGCCGGGCTGGTCGGAGCGTCGGCCGACTGGCACGACGACGTGCTGGCCGAACTCGGCATCCTGCACCTCCTGTCGCAAGCCGGCCGTCGCATCGGGCAACTCCCGAACTCACTGGCCGACGCCGTGGCCACCACCGTCGGCTGGCAGGTTCGCCAAGCCGACGTGCTCGGCGGCGTTCCCGACACCGACGACTGGGTCGTCGCCGGTCGCAGCGACGTGCGCGAAGACCGCATCGAAGTGCGCCGCCACTGGCTGCGCGGCACCACGAGCGGCCGGTGGGCGTTGCTGCTCTCGTTCGCCGCCTACCAGCAGAGCCTCGACACCTCGCTCGAGGTCGGCACCTCCCTCCGCGCCGACCTGCACCGCTATCCCGGTCCGGCGCTGCGTGCGCTCGTCGGCCTCCGGCACGGCGAACCCGTGGTGGCTCGTCCGCCCACGCAGAGCGTCGCTCAGGCGTGCGACGAGATCGGACGGATGATCGTTGCCGAACCGTGGCTCGAACGGGTGCCCACCACGGTCACGGCGGCGTTGGCCCGATCGGGTGACCGCTGGTTGCTGACCGACCACGAAGCGAGCGTGCCGCTGCTCGATTCGCCCCGTCGCGTGCAGGCCGGTTCCGGGCTGGCCACGCTGCTCGCCGTCACCGGTGGCCGCCCCGCCGAGCTCACGATCGAATGGACGCCCCACGGCGTCACGCCGCTCTCGCTGCACCTGCCCGACCGCACCATCGACATCGGGCCGCGTGCCGACTCGTCGTTCGTGGGAGCCGCCTGA
- a CDS encoding endonuclease/exonuclease/phosphatase family protein: MSLRVMTWNLWWHFGPWEQRRPLIVDEIRSVDPDVLCLQEVWSDETTDDAARLAEALGMHMVRSDPVFWNGQSFGNAILSRWPLTRIADDPLPNVDGEPGHRRVVAARVDTPFGPWPFAATHLDYPADASATRQVQMRFVMEQAATWRGEPLDDFPVVIGADMNAVPDSDEIRMATGLRPGVDGIAFGDAWEQAGDGSTGATWLRDNPYSRDSAWPNRRLDYLLVSWPRPKPTGNPIRCWTVGSRSADDPLWPSDHLAVVADLVTP, from the coding sequence ATGTCGCTTCGGGTGATGACGTGGAATCTGTGGTGGCACTTCGGCCCATGGGAGCAGCGCCGGCCGCTGATCGTCGACGAGATCCGCTCGGTCGACCCCGACGTGTTGTGTCTGCAAGAGGTGTGGTCGGACGAAACCACCGACGATGCCGCTCGACTGGCCGAAGCGCTGGGCATGCACATGGTGCGCAGCGACCCGGTGTTCTGGAACGGTCAGTCGTTCGGCAATGCGATCCTGTCTCGCTGGCCGCTCACGCGCATCGCCGACGATCCGCTGCCGAACGTCGACGGCGAGCCGGGGCATCGCCGCGTGGTCGCCGCTCGCGTCGACACCCCGTTCGGCCCGTGGCCGTTCGCCGCGACCCACCTCGACTACCCGGCCGATGCATCGGCCACCCGCCAAGTGCAGATGCGATTCGTCATGGAGCAGGCGGCGACGTGGCGAGGTGAGCCGCTCGACGACTTCCCCGTGGTGATCGGTGCCGACATGAACGCCGTCCCCGACAGCGACGAGATCCGGATGGCGACCGGGCTGCGCCCCGGTGTCGACGGCATCGCGTTCGGCGACGCCTGGGAGCAGGCCGGCGACGGCTCGACCGGGGCCACCTGGCTCCGCGACAACCCCTACAGCCGCGACTCGGCGTGGCCGAACCGGCGCCTCGACTACCTCCTCGTGTCGTGGCCGCGACCCAAGCCGACCGGCAACCCGATCCGGTGCTGGACCGTCGGCTCCCGATCGGCCGACGACCCGCTCTGGCCGAGCGACCACCTCGCCGTCGTCGCCGACCTCGTCACCCCCTGA
- a CDS encoding RNA polymerase sigma factor, producing MNESTDLRVCDDETLVARARAGDTESFGELVRRHERAAVRVAAVVSGSTTDALDIAQEGFVKAYRNVASHRASGSVRSWMLRIVANEAKNHVRGRLRRRTRDDRHARADGLRVAPGADLAVDERAEHEELAAALGRLRATDREVLGCRFVAELSEAETATVLGIAPGTVKSRTSRALGRLRTQLEEAGHDS from the coding sequence TTGAACGAATCGACTGACCTGCGAGTGTGCGACGACGAGACGCTCGTCGCGCGCGCCCGAGCGGGCGACACCGAGTCGTTCGGGGAACTGGTTCGCCGCCACGAACGGGCGGCGGTTCGGGTCGCGGCCGTGGTGAGCGGGTCGACGACCGATGCGCTCGACATCGCTCAGGAGGGCTTCGTGAAGGCATACAGAAACGTCGCGAGCCATCGAGCGTCGGGCTCGGTGCGGTCGTGGATGTTGCGGATCGTGGCCAACGAGGCGAAGAACCACGTACGCGGGCGGCTGCGGCGACGCACCCGCGACGACCGCCACGCCAGGGCCGATGGGTTGCGCGTCGCCCCCGGCGCCGACCTGGCCGTCGACGAACGAGCGGAGCACGAAGAACTCGCTGCCGCGCTCGGACGACTCCGAGCGACGGATCGAGAGGTGCTCGGCTGTCGATTCGTTGCCGAACTGTCGGAAGCCGAGACGGCGACCGTGCTGGGCATCGCGCCCGGCACCGTCAAGTCGCGAACGTCGCGGGCGCTCGGTCGTCTGCGCACCCAACTGGAAGAAGCTGGCCATGACTCGTGA
- a CDS encoding bifunctional NAD(P)/FAD-dependent oxidoreductase/class I SAM-dependent methyltransferase — translation MSEHVPRTVERHCDVAVIGGSAAGLAAALQLGRQRRSVIVIDAGEPRNAPAAHMHGYLGHEGIDPSGYTTIGREEVRSYGGEVLDGRAVDITRLDDGRFRVELVGGHAVIARRVLAATGLTDVLPDIDGLAEHWGDSVIHCPFCHGYEVRDQRIVQIVTHPMGLHTAPLFRQLTDQLTLVLHEGVDASVPELDTLRNAGVDIVDGSVRRVVAGADGRVAAVEFDAGERLVADAVAVGGRFRPNIGAFESLGLASVEHVSGLGSAVEVGPTGETDVPGLYAAGNVTDPSQQVLHAAAEGSRVGSMISFSLASDDVDAALRPSANETDWDHRYSGDSMWSGNPNGTLVREMTDIARGRALDVGAGEGGDAVWLAEQGWTVTASDVSQRGLDQIAGVAAERNLPIDCLHADANARTPYDVAGYDLVTAHYASIPRTRDGRGIENMLAAVAPGGTLLVVGHDLEPMRHPIDTTQRSRGFDPDAYVRVDDVAAVVVESSGWDVEVHEQRPRPPGHAAASHHVDDIVLRARRTT, via the coding sequence ATGAGTGAACATGTTCCACGCACCGTCGAGCGGCACTGCGACGTCGCCGTCATCGGAGGGTCGGCAGCCGGGCTCGCCGCCGCGCTGCAGCTCGGACGCCAGCGGCGATCGGTCATCGTGATCGATGCCGGCGAGCCGCGCAACGCGCCCGCAGCCCACATGCACGGCTACCTCGGCCACGAAGGCATCGACCCATCCGGCTACACCACGATCGGACGAGAGGAGGTGCGCAGCTACGGCGGCGAAGTGCTCGACGGTCGAGCCGTCGACATCACCCGACTCGACGACGGTCGGTTCCGCGTCGAACTCGTCGGCGGTCATGCCGTGATCGCCCGACGAGTGCTCGCGGCAACCGGGTTGACCGACGTCCTCCCCGACATCGATGGACTCGCCGAGCACTGGGGTGACAGCGTGATCCATTGCCCGTTCTGCCACGGCTACGAGGTCCGTGACCAGCGCATCGTCCAGATCGTCACGCATCCCATGGGTCTTCACACGGCCCCGCTGTTCCGGCAACTCACCGATCAGCTGACGCTCGTGCTCCACGAGGGAGTCGACGCGAGCGTCCCCGAACTCGACACACTGCGAAATGCCGGGGTGGACATCGTCGACGGATCGGTGCGCCGAGTCGTCGCCGGCGCTGACGGGCGGGTCGCCGCGGTCGAGTTCGATGCTGGTGAGCGACTCGTCGCCGATGCGGTCGCGGTCGGGGGCCGGTTCCGCCCGAACATCGGCGCCTTTGAATCACTCGGTCTCGCGTCGGTCGAGCACGTGTCGGGCCTCGGTTCGGCCGTCGAGGTCGGACCGACCGGCGAGACCGATGTGCCGGGGCTGTACGCCGCCGGAAACGTCACCGACCCGAGCCAGCAGGTGCTGCATGCGGCGGCCGAGGGAAGCAGGGTCGGGTCGATGATCAGCTTCAGTCTCGCGAGCGACGACGTCGACGCAGCATTGCGGCCGTCGGCCAACGAGACCGACTGGGATCACCGCTACAGCGGTGACTCGATGTGGAGCGGCAACCCGAACGGCACGCTGGTGCGTGAGATGACCGACATTGCACGGGGCCGTGCGCTCGACGTCGGGGCGGGGGAGGGCGGCGATGCCGTTTGGCTCGCCGAGCAGGGTTGGACGGTGACCGCCAGCGACGTGTCACAACGCGGGCTCGACCAGATCGCGGGAGTCGCCGCCGAGCGCAACCTGCCGATCGACTGCCTCCACGCCGATGCGAACGCCCGCACGCCGTACGACGTCGCCGGCTACGACCTGGTGACCGCGCACTACGCGTCGATTCCACGGACCCGAGACGGGCGCGGCATCGAGAACATGCTCGCCGCAGTCGCTCCCGGTGGGACGCTGCTCGTCGTCGGCCACGACCTCGAACCGATGCGGCACCCGATCGACACCACGCAACGCAGTCGAGGGTTCGACCCCGATGCCTACGTGCGCGTCGACGACGTCGCCGCCGTGGTCGTCGAGTCGTCCGGCTGGGACGTGGAGGTGCACGAGCAGCGCCCCCGTCCGCCGGGACACGCAGCCGCATCCCACCACGTCGACGACATCGTCCTGCGAGCCCGCCGCACCACCTGA
- a CDS encoding helix-turn-helix domain-containing protein — protein sequence MTDTNDIDTVVRTRLRSLRNTLGLSLDELADQTNLSASTISRVETGKRTISLDVLVPLARALQVDLDSLLDVKNDDDVVIRPVASEPCDGRTTWMLSRPTGNTIAMKMRLEPTKQAPEQQVHPGHDWFVVTEGRVRLLLGDRDLIVETGEAAEFATMTPHAVAAIDEPAELVMVFDRDGQRAHVHHD from the coding sequence GTGACCGACACGAACGACATCGACACGGTGGTCAGAACCCGACTGCGCAGCCTGCGCAACACGCTCGGGCTCTCGCTCGACGAGCTCGCCGACCAGACCAACTTGAGCGCGTCGACGATCAGCCGCGTCGAGACCGGCAAACGAACGATCAGCCTCGATGTCCTGGTCCCGCTCGCCCGAGCATTGCAAGTCGACCTCGACTCTCTCCTCGACGTGAAGAACGACGACGACGTCGTGATCCGACCGGTCGCGAGCGAACCGTGCGACGGCCGAACCACCTGGATGCTGAGCCGCCCGACCGGCAATACGATCGCGATGAAGATGCGCCTGGAGCCGACGAAGCAGGCGCCCGAACAGCAGGTTCACCCTGGCCACGACTGGTTCGTCGTCACCGAGGGGCGCGTCCGCCTGCTGCTCGGCGACCGGGATCTGATCGTCGAGACCGGCGAAGCAGCCGAGTTCGCCACGATGACGCCGCACGCCGTTGCCGCCATCGACGAGCCGGCCGAACTCGTCATGGTCTTCGACCGTGACGGCCAGCGCGCCCACGTCCACCACGACTGA
- a CDS encoding class I SAM-dependent methyltransferase, with protein sequence MSVDADLVEHYGGGELLASIEAGLEAMGLTPTTAGVEVLGPVDEFHVGGRAATTDLCNRLGVDADMTLVDIGSGIGGTARFLASTFGCSVTGVDLAPNYVAVARELTEWTGLSNRVRFEVGSALEMPFDADSFDGAVQLHVGMNIEDKQRLCDEVFRILRPGGRFGLYDIMRTSNGPLTFPVPWATDESMSFVDELPTYRGALEAAGFEVEHVLDRGEFAIDFFASMRKKTAESGGPPPLGLHLILGPDAPLKIANMVEAITAGTIAPVEIICRKPLD encoded by the coding sequence ATGTCAGTCGACGCAGATCTGGTGGAGCACTACGGCGGCGGCGAACTCCTCGCGTCGATCGAAGCGGGGCTCGAGGCAATGGGGCTCACTCCGACCACCGCCGGCGTCGAGGTCCTCGGGCCCGTCGACGAGTTCCACGTCGGTGGCCGAGCTGCGACGACCGATCTGTGCAACCGGCTCGGCGTCGACGCCGACATGACACTCGTCGACATCGGCAGCGGCATCGGAGGAACCGCACGCTTCCTCGCATCGACATTCGGCTGCAGCGTCACCGGCGTCGATCTCGCCCCGAACTATGTCGCAGTCGCTCGCGAGCTCACCGAGTGGACTGGACTGAGCAACCGCGTCCGGTTCGAGGTCGGAAGCGCGCTCGAGATGCCATTCGACGCCGACAGCTTCGACGGCGCCGTTCAGCTCCACGTCGGCATGAACATCGAGGACAAGCAGCGGTTGTGTGACGAGGTCTTCCGCATCCTCCGTCCCGGTGGTCGCTTCGGGTTGTACGACATCATGCGAACGTCCAACGGCCCGCTGACCTTCCCCGTCCCGTGGGCGACCGACGAGTCGATGAGCTTCGTCGACGAGTTGCCCACCTATCGGGGCGCGCTCGAAGCCGCCGGCTTCGAGGTGGAGCACGTCCTCGATCGCGGTGAGTTCGCGATCGACTTCTTCGCGTCGATGCGGAAGAAGACCGCGGAAAGCGGCGGCCCGCCGCCGCTCGGTCTGCACCTCATTCTCGGCCCGGACGCGCCGCTGAAGATCGCGAACATGGTCGAGGCGATCACCGCTGGAACCATCGCCCCCGTCGAGATCATCTGCCGCAAACCGCTCGACTGA
- a CDS encoding mechanosensitive ion channel family protein translates to MTSLAPLGAPRGADPVDELAESANSIVDTVADALPRIGVAIVVVIVGYGLSRLLRAVLRRVFASRQTESFARVMSKVGGYLFLFLCVLAALVVAFPSVKPVDLLAGLGFFSVAVGFAFQDILENTLSGVLLLFRQPFEAGDQIEVLDETGTVEAITIRETRITSFAGELIVIPNRDVYKNVIRVQTHFDDRRVDFTVGVAYENDAREASDVIVTALESVEGVSSTRSPEALVTELGVSTVNISARFWCGPRQHDVMIVRDEAIKTVKEALDVAGIEMPADIVALQATPSLRAALQGDGDVTPGGGLK, encoded by the coding sequence ATGACCTCCCTCGCTCCGCTCGGCGCGCCCCGAGGTGCTGATCCGGTCGACGAGTTGGCCGAGTCGGCGAACTCGATCGTCGACACGGTGGCCGATGCACTGCCGCGCATCGGCGTGGCGATCGTCGTGGTCATCGTCGGTTACGGCCTGTCGAGATTGCTGCGAGCCGTTCTCCGGCGTGTGTTCGCGAGCCGCCAGACCGAGAGCTTCGCCCGGGTGATGAGCAAGGTCGGCGGCTACCTGTTCCTCTTCCTCTGCGTGCTCGCTGCGCTCGTGGTGGCCTTCCCGTCGGTCAAACCGGTCGACCTGCTCGCTGGCCTCGGGTTCTTCTCGGTGGCGGTCGGCTTCGCGTTCCAAGACATCCTCGAGAACACGCTGTCGGGGGTGCTGCTCCTGTTCCGTCAACCGTTCGAGGCGGGCGATCAGATCGAAGTACTCGACGAGACGGGGACCGTCGAAGCGATCACGATTCGCGAGACACGTATCACGTCGTTTGCGGGTGAGCTGATCGTGATCCCGAATCGCGACGTCTACAAGAACGTCATCAGAGTGCAGACGCACTTCGACGACCGGCGGGTCGACTTCACGGTCGGTGTCGCCTACGAGAACGACGCCCGAGAGGCGTCCGACGTGATCGTCACTGCGCTCGAATCCGTCGAGGGAGTGTCATCGACTCGCAGCCCCGAAGCGCTCGTGACCGAGCTCGGTGTGTCGACCGTGAACATCTCCGCTCGCTTCTGGTGCGGGCCCCGTCAGCACGACGTGATGATCGTGCGTGACGAAGCGATCAAGACGGTGAAGGAGGCGCTCGACGTCGCGGGCATCGAGATGCCAGCCGACATCGTCGCCCTCCAAGCGACGCCGAGTCTCAGAGCAGCGCTCCAAGGCGACGGCGACGTCACCCCCGGCGGCGGGCTCAAGTAG
- the lipA gene encoding lipoyl synthase, translating into MSDPLRVRWLGTVPYREALAVQESLFAHGTGQHLLLLEHPHVFTYGRTADLATNLKCEPAAVGAELVPVKRGGDITYHGPGQLVGYPILNVENSMGASDHVCGVEGLIIDALAELGLPHAGRLAGYAGVWLDAGTPAERKICAIGVRLRRGRTMHGFGLNVTTDLNYMREHIVPCGIGDKPVTSLAEEGIAVSVRDVADVISRLAAERWGGGAVERQDVAWAHAADGRDLSAFSRGEGPGEQVKLVSSRATARMEAAGVTDGLSIETRKPDWLRPKVELGPEVMDLKKTIRSLDLVTVCEDAGCPNLSDCWSDGTATFMVLGERCTRACGFCLVDTSKPLAPAADEPQRVAEAIDRMALDHAVLTMVARDDLADGGMAHVAACVEAIRLRRPQARIETLISDAKGDDSSLDLLFASRPDVMNHNVETVARLQRAVRPSAGYARSLGVLARAKAAGLTTKTGFMAGLGETDDEIVGLLADLADLGVDIVTIGQYLRPTSHHLPIARYAEPAEFERWKQIGEAFGIGHVEASPLTRSSYHAKSSADAVVEPVPVSLSR; encoded by the coding sequence ATGTCTGATCCGTTGCGCGTCCGCTGGCTCGGCACGGTTCCGTATCGCGAGGCGCTGGCGGTTCAAGAATCGTTGTTCGCCCACGGCACGGGGCAGCACTTGCTGCTGCTCGAGCATCCGCATGTGTTCACGTATGGGCGCACGGCCGACCTCGCAACCAACCTGAAGTGTGAGCCTGCCGCGGTCGGCGCCGAGCTGGTGCCGGTCAAGCGCGGTGGCGACATCACGTATCACGGTCCCGGTCAGTTGGTCGGTTACCCGATCCTCAACGTCGAGAACTCGATGGGCGCGTCCGACCACGTGTGCGGCGTCGAAGGGCTCATCATCGATGCGCTCGCCGAGCTCGGGCTGCCCCACGCCGGGCGACTGGCGGGCTATGCAGGCGTGTGGCTCGATGCGGGCACTCCGGCCGAGCGCAAGATCTGTGCGATCGGAGTTCGGCTCCGTCGCGGTCGCACCATGCACGGGTTCGGTCTCAACGTCACGACCGACCTCAACTACATGCGTGAGCACATCGTGCCGTGCGGCATCGGCGACAAGCCGGTCACCTCGCTCGCCGAAGAAGGCATCGCCGTGTCGGTTCGCGACGTCGCCGACGTGATCTCACGTCTCGCTGCCGAGCGCTGGGGTGGGGGAGCGGTCGAGCGTCAAGACGTCGCGTGGGCCCACGCTGCCGACGGGCGCGACCTGTCGGCGTTCTCCCGCGGCGAAGGCCCGGGCGAACAGGTCAAGCTGGTGTCGTCTCGGGCCACGGCACGCATGGAAGCCGCAGGCGTGACCGACGGATTGTCGATCGAGACGCGCAAGCCCGACTGGCTGCGACCCAAGGTCGAACTCGGCCCGGAGGTCATGGACCTCAAGAAGACGATCCGCTCGCTCGACCTCGTCACGGTGTGCGAAGACGCCGGCTGCCCGAACCTGTCCGACTGCTGGTCGGATGGCACGGCGACGTTCATGGTGCTCGGCGAGCGCTGCACGCGGGCGTGCGGGTTCTGTCTCGTCGACACGAGCAAGCCGTTGGCGCCCGCTGCCGACGAACCGCAGCGAGTCGCCGAGGCGATCGACCGGATGGCCCTCGACCACGCGGTGCTCACCATGGTGGCCCGCGACGATCTCGCCGATGGCGGCATGGCGCACGTCGCTGCGTGTGTCGAAGCGATCCGTCTGCGTCGACCGCAAGCGCGCATCGAGACGCTGATCTCCGATGCCAAGGGCGACGACTCCTCGCTCGACCTGCTGTTCGCATCACGTCCCGACGTGATGAACCACAACGTCGAGACCGTTGCGCGCCTGCAGCGTGCGGTTCGCCCGTCGGCAGGCTACGCCCGCTCCCTCGGCGTGCTGGCACGGGCCAAGGCCGCCGGCCTCACGACCAAGACCGGCTTCATGGCCGGGCTGGGTGAGACCGACGACGAGATCGTCGGGCTGCTCGCCGATCTCGCCGACCTCGGTGTCGACATCGTCACGATCGGTCAGTACCTTCGGCCCACGTCGCATCACCTGCCGATCGCTCGCTACGCCGAACCGGCAGAGTTCGAACGCTGGAAGCAGATCGGCGAAGCGTTCGGCATCGGTCACGTCGAGGCCAGCCCGCTCACACGGTCGAGCTACCACGCGAAGTCGTCGGCCGACGCCGTCGTCGAACCCGTCCCGGTCTCGCTCTCCCGCTAG